The DNA segment GGCAATGAGCGACGAAGAGCTCGCGGCACAGGCTGCCCGCCGCGACGACGACGACGACGACGAGGATTAGCATCAGATGAGAAGACCACAGAAAAGCTGCCCCTTTTGCGAGGGTCGCGTGCGTTGGGTTGACTACAAGGACGACCGGACCCTTGGGCGATTCATCACCGATCAGGGCAAAATATTGCCAAGCCGGTTGAGCGGAACATGTGCAAGGCATCAGCGCCAGCTTTCGACCGCCATCAAGCGGGCCCGTTACCTGGCGATCATCCCTTACCTCAAGGGACACACAGCATAAGATGACAGCGAGTGCCGCGCCGGTCGAGAACCGGGGATCGTGGCGGTTGCTCGCACTCGGACTGTTCGTGTTCGTGTTCGCGTGGCGGGTGCCCCAATTGCGCCTGATGTTGCCTATCGAACAGACAACATTGCTGCTCGTACCGATGATCGCCGTTTGTGCGATTGTCGGCTGGCGGCACGGGGGCAACGTATGGCTGGCGCTCGGGGCGATCGTGCTTTCGCTGGCGCTTCTCTTTCTGGGCGGTGCGACCCCGGCCAGCTCCTATCACTGGATGGTTCAGGGGTGGGTGTTGTTGCTCTCGGCGAGTTTCGGTCTCGTCAGCATATTTGCTCCCGCCGAGCCGTTCTTTCCCAGGGCGTTGGGGGCGCTTGGCATCGCTACTGCGATTGCATTCTCTCTCGTTCTGCTTTCGTCAGGCGGGCCCGCCAAGGTCGGGAGCGTCATGTCCGCAGAATTGAATCGAAGGCGCGACGAAGGTATCACCGCTCTCCGTGAAGCCCAGGAACAACCCGGCGTAAAACAAGCGGTGGAGAAGTATCCCGCGCTTGGCTCGGTTTACGATTCTAACGAGGCACAGATCGAAGCCATTCCAGCCTGGTCGGCTCCACTCCTTCCCGCAATGCTGGCGCTCGAGTCGCTCATCGCTATGGCCCTTGGGTGGGCGCTGTATCATCGAGCTGGTGGGCGCGCAGTCGGGCCTCTGCTCAGCAAGTTGCGTAATTTCACTTTTAACGATCAGCTGATATGGGGAGTGGCGGTCGGTGCATCGATCTACCTGCTGCCTTCGTTCACCGACGGGAAATCCGCAGGACTGAATCTTCTCGTGTTCTTCGGCGCGCTCTACGTGGTCCGGGGCCTCGGGGTACTCGCATGGATGCGGCGGGGGCGGGCCCAGACGTGGATTCTGATTGGCATTGCAATCGTCGCTCCGCCCGTAATCCCTGCAATTGCATTCGGACTCGGACTCGGCGACACGTGGCTCGATTGGCGCACACGGCTTCAGCCAAGAGCGTCGTGACTGTCCTGGGGTCTGGCATCATTCCAGACCCTGTCAAAAACAGGCGGTCACAAATCACATCTTACAGGATTCAATGACATGGAAGTCATACTACGACAGGCAGTGGAAAAACTCGGGCATCCCGGCGACATCGTGAAGGTTTCCCCCGGCTACGCCAGGAATTATCTCCTGCCGCGCGGCTTTGCGTACGAGGCTACCGAAGGAAACAGGAAGCGGATCAGCCAGGAGCGCCAGCGTCTCGAAGCCGCCGAAGACGCACGCCGCGGATCTGCGCAGGAGTACGCCAACAAGCTCGAGCAGGTATCCCTGACGTTTTCTGCACGGGTCGGCGACGAAGGCAAGCTCTTCGGCTCGGTTACATCCGCTGATATCGCGCAGCAGCTTGCGGATCAGGGGTTCGAAGTGGAGAAGCGGCAAATCGATCTGAAGGAGCCAATCAAGGCGCTCGGCGTTTACCGCGTTCCGATCCGCCTGCATGCGGATGTCCATCCGGAAATCAAGGTCTGGGTGATCAAGCAGTAGTGCCTGCAGTTCATCGATGCAGCCCGGGCAGCAGATTTTCTGTGGCAGGTACGGTCGTATCCAGCGCGGGCGCAGTCGACTGGCGTATGAAATGCGGAACATCCGTCTAACGGAACATTTCGCGCTTTCATATGATACTGTACGAAATGCCCGCCTGGGCTGGTTTTAATCATACTTCGACGAGCTGAATGGCTACCTCCCTCTCTCCAGCGACACCGGCGCGCGAGCCCGTTACAGCCGCGATGCGCGCGGCAACTCTCTGTCATGACATGAAGGCCAGTGACGTAATTCTGCTGAATCTGCAGGGCGTCACCGATATGACCGACTTCTTCGTCATCGCCAGCGGAACATCGGATACTCACGTAAGGTCAATCGGCGAGCACATCATCGCCCAGTTGCGAAAAGAGGGCGTGAAGGTTCATCACGTCGAAGGTGTTCAGCAAGGCAGATGGGTTTTGCTGGATTTTGTGGATTTTGTCGTCCACATCTTCCACCCGACGCTGCGGTCGTTCTATCAGATCGAACGGCTCTGGAGCGATGCCGAAGTAGTGCCCACCGTATAAGGGGAGCAGTGACATGAGAGCGGTACGTGCGTTGGCTGTCGTGATGGCGCTGGTGTGCGCGTCGCGTCTCGAGGGACAGCAGTACTTCGGCCAGAATCAGGTGCAGTACAAGCATTTCAAATGGCGCGTACTCGAGACGGAGCATTTCCTCGTCCACTACTACCCGGAAGAACGAGAAGCAGTATTTCAGGCTGCCCGCATGGCCGAACGCTCGTACGCCCGGCTGTCGCGCGTGCTGGGACACCAGTTCCGTGAGAAGAAGCCTGTAATTCTGTTTTCGTCGCGGGCTGATTTCGGCCAGAACAATGTGACCGGTGACCTGGGCGAGGGCGTCGGCGGCGTCACCGAGTCCGGGCGCCAGCGGCTCATCATGCCGTTTACCGGCGACCTGGGGAGCTTCGAGCAGGTTCTCGCTCACGAGCTGGTGCACGTATTTCAGTACGACATCTTCGGACGCGGTCGGGCCGGCGCGAATCAGCAGGCGCTGGAGCGTATAAACCCGCCCCTCTGGCTGTTCGAGGGAATGGCGGAATACCTGTCGACAGGGCCGCACCATCCCCTCACCACCGGCTGGCTCAGGGATGCGGCCGTGAGCGGGAACATACCGACGATTCAGCAGATGACGGAACGCCCCGACAAGTACTTCCCTTATCGGTTCGGTGAGTCGTTGATGCAGTACATCGGAGAGCGCTGGGGCGACGCTGCAATCGGCGAGATTCTCCGCATGATTCCGAGCGTGGGAATCGAGCGCGCCTTCCAGCGTGAGCTCGGCATGTCGCTCGTGGATCTGAGCAGTGCGTGGCGTGAAGCGGTTCAGTCGCAGTACCTCCCTGCCGCAGCCAATCATCAGCGGCCCCGCACTTTTGCCCAGCCACTGCTGACGCGCAAGCGCTCGGGAGGCGAGATTTTCCTCGCGCCGGTGCTTTCAAACGACGGCAAGTACATCGCTTTCCTGTCGAACGGCAACGAAAAGCGAGGCGAGCTGTTCATTGATCTCTGGCTGGGCGACGCCCGTACTGGCGAGCGGCTCAAGCGACTCGTCAAAAGCACGCTCGATCCGGATTTCGAGGAATTGCGCCTGTTGTATTCGCAGAGCGCCTTCTCGAACGATGGAAAGACGCTCGCGTTCACTGCGCAGCGCGAAGGCAAGGACGTTCTTTATCTTCTCGACCTCGCCACCCGCGATGTTCGGAAGCGGATCGACTTGCCGGTGGACGCCGTCACTGCCCCATCGTTCTCTCCTGACGACCGCCGGATTGTGTTCAGCGGGACAAGAGGAGGCGTCACCGATATTTTTGTTGTCGGTGCAGATGGCTCCAATCTGAGGCAGCTCACCAACGACCTCTATGGCGATCTGCAGCCGAGTTGGTCGCCCGATGGGAGCCGCATTGCGTTTGCCAGTGACCGCGGTCCGCAAACCGATCTTGCGCGGTTGATGATCGGAAAATGGCAGGTCGCGTTGATCAATCCCGAATCGAGCGCGATCGAGCTGATACCGAATCAGGCGGGACACAATCTGAACCCTTCCTGGGCACCCGACGGGAGTTCGATCGCCTACATCTCTGACCGAACGGGCGTAGCGAACGTTTTCCTGTACGACCTTCGTGACCGGCAGCAATACCAGCTCACGAACGTACTCGGCGGTATTACCGCGATAACAGAATACAGCCCTGCGCTTACCTGGGCACGTGGCGCCGACCGCATGGCGTTCACGTACTATGAAAACGGCGATTACACCGTATGGGCGGTGGACAACCCACGCAAACTGAAGACGGTTGCGTTTCGGCCCGGGCCCGCGACAGCTACCGGCCTTGTGATCAACGTGCCGGTATTTCGCGACACGCTCGCGTCTCGTCTCTCTGGTTCTGACTCATTGAGGTTGCGGGCCGAAGCCGCCAACACGCGGTCAATCTATCGTGCACCTGCCGGTGCGAGGCCGTCCGGGGAGCTCTCGATGGGCGAAGCGAAATCGAGCGATGAGACCGTCACGACAGTGGCGGTTCTGAACTCGAACCCGGATTTTGCACTGCCCGACACCACGCGTTTCAGGGATTACGAGTACAAG comes from the Gemmatimonadaceae bacterium genome and includes:
- a CDS encoding BamA/TamA family outer membrane protein, translating into MRAVRALAVVMALVCASRLEGQQYFGQNQVQYKHFKWRVLETEHFLVHYYPEEREAVFQAARMAERSYARLSRVLGHQFREKKPVILFSSRADFGQNNVTGDLGEGVGGVTESGRQRLIMPFTGDLGSFEQVLAHELVHVFQYDIFGRGRAGANQQALERINPPLWLFEGMAEYLSTGPHHPLTTGWLRDAAVSGNIPTIQQMTERPDKYFPYRFGESLMQYIGERWGDAAIGEILRMIPSVGIERAFQRELGMSLVDLSSAWREAVQSQYLPAAANHQRPRTFAQPLLTRKRSGGEIFLAPVLSNDGKYIAFLSNGNEKRGELFIDLWLGDARTGERLKRLVKSTLDPDFEELRLLYSQSAFSNDGKTLAFTAQREGKDVLYLLDLATRDVRKRIDLPVDAVTAPSFSPDDRRIVFSGTRGGVTDIFVVGADGSNLRQLTNDLYGDLQPSWSPDGSRIAFASDRGPQTDLARLMIGKWQVALINPESSAIELIPNQAGHNLNPSWAPDGSSIAYISDRTGVANVFLYDLRDRQQYQLTNVLGGITAITEYSPALTWARGADRMAFTYYENGDYTVWAVDNPRKLKTVAFRPGPATATGLVINVPVFRDTLASRLSGSDSLRLRAEAANTRSIYRAPAGARPSGELSMGEAKSSDETVTTVAVLNSNPDFALPDTTRFRDYEYKVGFRPDYIAQPEVGYGTGNQYGLSGFNGGTTIVLSDLIGNHQIALSASVYGQIRDASLFAAYSNLSSRWQYTLGAYQQPVFLPQTNGTATRLADRIRYESFYTRYVLRNIFLTGQYPLNRFTRFEAGVQFNNIGRSVISLTQDCFFNGCTSPEVNDIESAAAFNFASPSAAFVSDNTLFGITGPVMGRRYRFQISPSVGTLRWVEYLADYRRYDPIIFNTLTIATRLLGSASAGRDEAAFPKYIGRPEYVRGYDRANFSGNECTGFIGGGGGGGTSCSTAQLVGTRVVVANAEIRFPLIRRFDLGSLPIGLPPVEGLLFFDAGVAWSAGQTVSLTEPDNYDFTMQRYPLRSYGLGLRVNLFNFAILKWDYAKPLDQPGRKANWTFSLGPSF
- the rsfS gene encoding ribosome silencing factor encodes the protein MATSLSPATPAREPVTAAMRAATLCHDMKASDVILLNLQGVTDMTDFFVIASGTSDTHVRSIGEHIIAQLRKEGVKVHHVEGVQQGRWVLLDFVDFVVHIFHPTLRSFYQIERLWSDAEVVPTV
- the rpsR gene encoding 30S ribosomal protein S18 is translated as MRRPQKSCPFCEGRVRWVDYKDDRTLGRFITDQGKILPSRLSGTCARHQRQLSTAIKRARYLAIIPYLKGHTA
- the rplI gene encoding 50S ribosomal protein L9, which gives rise to MEVILRQAVEKLGHPGDIVKVSPGYARNYLLPRGFAYEATEGNRKRISQERQRLEAAEDARRGSAQEYANKLEQVSLTFSARVGDEGKLFGSVTSADIAQQLADQGFEVEKRQIDLKEPIKALGVYRVPIRLHADVHPEIKVWVIKQ